A window from Akkermansia muciniphila encodes these proteins:
- a CDS encoding M60 family metallopeptidase: protein MILSPFLKRGALLLALCGMLGGGMLSAQETGSVPITEAGLKALDSNVFTNEFMLALKPNVTRDRIAKIKDPFVRGLARQMAEKKYDRKARAITAEPYEPVKDLADRLRTSQYSKFENPTGIFFEEGEDVLLVMGDPKGEKLNLVIHNFGRDGGRSSYPLKEGVNIIKAKNKGLGYVEYFTPNYKKAPKVHLSIPSGKVNGVFVGGVSKNSDWKKMLENSPTEVVDIVGSRVHLVYPVEELKKFCPDKGEELIALYDKIIGMEQQIMGLYKYKMLPKNRMFGRVIWNGFMHADGTGAAFHNGTMGEVGNPDKIPGSAWGIAHEFGHVNQVRPAMKWVSTGEVTNNIYSAYVNYMLNPTSMRLEHERINGGDGNMIGGRFNAYLNNGILKGENWLLQAGPDKRSGGDNRPMVHDHFVKLAPLWQLELYFKVAGKGNPDFYPDIFYKAIKMDTKGKKDGELQLAFMKNACDVSRQDLTDFFQKTGMLKPIDEELDDYTCARMTITESDCKNLIAYARKYKKPESPVIYYLSVNSVEAYKNRLPVRGAYNQGITEKGNRRIISHDVWKNAAVFETYKDKEMVRITMVGTDSKDNSSTTVPYPEGSTRIEAVSWDGKRTLAYGKRPAK from the coding sequence ATGATCCTTTCACCCTTTTTGAAAAGGGGGGCCCTTTTGCTGGCCCTCTGCGGCATGCTGGGCGGCGGTATGCTTTCCGCCCAGGAAACCGGGTCCGTTCCGATTACGGAAGCGGGCCTGAAGGCGCTGGATTCCAACGTCTTCACCAATGAATTCATGCTGGCGCTGAAGCCCAATGTCACGCGCGACCGCATTGCGAAGATCAAGGATCCCTTCGTGCGCGGGCTCGCGCGGCAGATGGCGGAGAAAAAATATGACCGCAAGGCGCGCGCCATCACGGCGGAACCGTATGAACCGGTGAAGGACCTGGCGGACCGCCTGCGCACCAGCCAGTACAGCAAGTTTGAAAACCCCACCGGCATCTTTTTTGAGGAGGGGGAGGATGTGCTGCTGGTCATGGGAGACCCCAAGGGAGAAAAGCTGAACCTGGTCATCCATAACTTCGGGCGCGACGGGGGCCGCAGCTCCTATCCCCTCAAGGAGGGAGTCAATATCATCAAGGCGAAGAACAAGGGGCTGGGCTACGTGGAATACTTCACGCCCAACTATAAGAAGGCTCCCAAGGTGCATCTGTCCATTCCGTCCGGCAAGGTGAACGGCGTGTTCGTGGGCGGCGTGAGCAAGAACAGCGACTGGAAGAAAATGCTGGAAAATTCCCCCACGGAAGTCGTGGACATCGTGGGCAGCCGCGTCCATCTGGTATATCCGGTGGAGGAGCTCAAAAAATTCTGCCCGGACAAGGGAGAGGAACTTATCGCCCTGTACGACAAAATCATTGGCATGGAGCAGCAGATCATGGGCCTGTACAAGTATAAGATGCTGCCTAAAAACCGGATGTTCGGCCGCGTAATCTGGAACGGCTTCATGCACGCGGACGGCACGGGCGCCGCCTTCCATAACGGCACGATGGGGGAAGTGGGCAATCCGGACAAGATTCCCGGCAGCGCCTGGGGCATTGCCCATGAATTCGGCCACGTGAACCAGGTACGCCCTGCCATGAAGTGGGTGTCCACCGGGGAAGTGACCAACAACATTTACTCCGCCTACGTGAATTACATGCTGAACCCCACCAGCATGCGCCTGGAGCATGAACGCATCAACGGAGGGGACGGCAACATGATCGGCGGCCGCTTCAACGCCTACCTGAACAACGGCATCCTGAAGGGGGAAAACTGGCTCCTCCAGGCAGGCCCGGACAAGCGTTCCGGCGGGGATAACCGCCCCATGGTGCACGACCACTTTGTCAAGCTGGCCCCGCTTTGGCAGCTTGAGCTGTATTTCAAGGTAGCCGGGAAGGGCAATCCGGACTTTTATCCGGACATTTTCTACAAGGCCATCAAGATGGACACCAAGGGCAAGAAGGATGGGGAGCTCCAGCTCGCTTTCATGAAGAACGCCTGTGACGTTTCCAGGCAGGACCTGACGGACTTTTTCCAGAAAACCGGCATGCTCAAGCCGATTGACGAGGAACTGGACGACTACACCTGCGCCCGGATGACCATCACGGAGTCCGACTGCAAGAACCTGATTGCCTACGCCAGGAAGTACAAGAAGCCGGAAAGCCCCGTCATTTACTACCTTTCCGTCAACAGCGTGGAGGCGTACAAGAACCGCCTTCCCGTCCGGGGCGCCTACAACCAGGGCATCACGGAAAAAGGAAACCGCCGCATCATTTCCCATGACGTGTGGAAAAACGCCGCCGTCTTTGAAACCTACAAGGATAAGGAAATGGTCCGCATCACCATGGTGGGAACTGATTCCAAGGATAACTCCTCCACCACGGTTCCCTATCCGGAGGGCTCCACCCGGATTGAAGCCGTTTCCTGGGATGGCAAGCGTACGCTGGCGTACGGCAAGCGTCCCGCCAAATAA
- a CDS encoding CynX/NimT family MFS transporter, whose product MKGKMLLFVAFLIICFNLRTGFDSPDPLLGTIEKDMGLSLENSGMFALLPVFVLGVAAPISPRVARWMTPWKIIFWFQLLAVAGIFWRSWDGVAGLYGGMVLMGLGMGIAGAAIPGLIKHQFPGHASAMMGVYSAMIGVGSAVASGLSVPISNMLGGWRFGLGVWIIPILLGMLVWGAYFLKHPVGVLPRDPESSGRNLLHSSKAWQVTIFYLSRVGAAYFFYTWIPIFLRQRGMSYVDAGFILSVAMFAQLPATLAAHALEKATGGRGLLIVMAMALAALSCWGILYLPLDWALWMAILFGLATGTVFSRGMALMVERARTPSESIRLSGMAQGIGFTMGAALSLLFTSFLHQGGSFLTFGLVYTFFCVLGMVSGRMSAQPGYV is encoded by the coding sequence ATGAAGGGAAAGATGCTGCTGTTTGTAGCCTTTTTAATCATTTGTTTCAACCTGCGCACCGGGTTTGATTCTCCGGATCCGCTGTTGGGGACGATTGAGAAGGACATGGGGCTTTCCCTGGAAAATTCAGGGATGTTCGCCCTGCTGCCCGTGTTTGTCCTGGGTGTGGCGGCGCCCATTTCCCCGCGCGTGGCGCGCTGGATGACGCCGTGGAAGATCATTTTCTGGTTCCAGCTTCTGGCCGTGGCCGGCATTTTCTGGCGCAGCTGGGACGGCGTGGCCGGCCTGTATGGCGGCATGGTCCTGATGGGGCTGGGCATGGGGATTGCCGGAGCGGCCATTCCCGGACTGATCAAGCACCAGTTCCCGGGCCACGCTTCCGCCATGATGGGCGTTTACAGCGCCATGATCGGGGTAGGGAGCGCGGTGGCCTCCGGTCTGTCCGTTCCCATCTCCAACATGCTGGGCGGATGGCGCTTCGGCCTGGGGGTGTGGATTATTCCCATCCTGCTGGGCATGCTGGTGTGGGGAGCCTATTTCCTCAAGCATCCCGTCGGCGTGCTCCCGCGCGACCCTGAATCCTCCGGCCGCAACCTGCTGCACAGCAGCAAGGCATGGCAGGTCACCATCTTTTATTTAAGCCGTGTGGGGGCTGCCTACTTCTTTTATACCTGGATTCCCATCTTTCTGAGGCAGCGCGGCATGAGCTACGTGGACGCCGGCTTCATCCTTTCCGTGGCCATGTTCGCCCAGCTTCCCGCCACGCTCGCCGCGCATGCCCTGGAGAAAGCCACGGGGGGCCGGGGCCTTCTCATCGTGATGGCTATGGCGCTGGCGGCCCTCTCCTGCTGGGGCATCCTGTATCTTCCGCTGGACTGGGCCCTCTGGATGGCCATTCTGTTCGGCCTGGCGACGGGAACCGTGTTCAGCCGCGGGATGGCTCTGATGGTGGAACGGGCCCGGACTCCTTCGGAATCCATCAGGCTTTCCGGCATGGCCCAGGGCATCGGCTTTACCATGGGCGCCGCCCTGAGTTTGCTGTTCACCTCCTTTCTGCATCAGGGTGGGTCTTTCCTGACCTTCGGACTGGTTTACACCTTTTTCTGCGTGCTCGGCATGGTTTCCGGCCGCATGTCCGCCCAACCGGGGTATGTGTAA
- a CDS encoding DUF417 family protein has translation MLTTCPSPEKCLQYADKLQRFGINFLRVAVFIVFAWIGGLKAFQYEADGIVPFVANSPMMSFFYNKEAPEYKQHMNKEGAVVPANIAWHKENNTYGFSYGLGTLIVTIGTLVLLGIFFPKVGVIGDCLLIIMTAGTLSFLITTPETWVPNLGGPNHGFPYLSGAGRLVIKDIAMMAGGVILLGTDFKRILKARLHRAKAGESCCK, from the coding sequence ATGCTTACTACATGCCCGTCCCCTGAAAAATGCCTCCAGTATGCCGACAAACTCCAGCGTTTCGGCATCAATTTCCTGAGAGTGGCCGTCTTCATTGTCTTCGCCTGGATTGGCGGACTCAAGGCCTTCCAGTATGAAGCGGACGGCATCGTCCCCTTCGTGGCCAACAGCCCGATGATGAGTTTCTTCTACAACAAGGAAGCTCCCGAATACAAGCAGCACATGAACAAGGAGGGGGCTGTGGTTCCGGCCAATATCGCCTGGCATAAGGAAAACAACACCTACGGCTTTTCCTACGGGCTGGGAACCCTGATCGTCACCATCGGAACGCTTGTGCTTCTGGGCATCTTTTTCCCGAAGGTAGGCGTCATCGGCGATTGCCTGCTCATCATCATGACCGCAGGCACCCTGTCCTTCCTGATTACCACCCCGGAGACGTGGGTGCCTAATCTGGGAGGCCCCAACCACGGCTTCCCCTACCTGTCCGGAGCGGGCCGCCTGGTCATCAAGGACATTGCCATGATGGCCGGGGGCGTCATCCTGCTGGGCACGGACTTCAAGCGCATTCTGAAGGCACGCCTTCACCGGGCCAAAGCCGGGGAATCCTGCTGCAAATAA